From Leptolyngbya sp. KIOST-1, one genomic window encodes:
- a CDS encoding DUF4912 domain-containing protein → MFKRHGAPAPSALANPRATRRGWPLLWMTATPLLVVTTLGLGPDKILWAQPPNPLEGVEIPTSLEPGSQLVIGSSEAMRLVNDALRSRFSSLYDDAEVEVTYDSADDAIQALLAGDTDLAAVGRALSEAEVSAGLREVPVSRSKIAILISPENPFAGSLTIEQFAQIFRGEITNWSEVGGQDAPIVLVDHPETSDTRQAFRNYPVFEAAPFEAVPNAVTLSEPSAEAIASSLDANGISYLIAEQALNNPAVSIVPMHDTLPDDQRYPFSQPLSYVYNAETASPAALAFLGFAANPDNEELIEAARAAAVAPAAEPTAEAEAETEAVPGAGAAATPETTLDQADSVAVAPAPTRGLPWWPWLLALPLLGGLLWWLLKDRASAPLAAGPLAAAPLATAADRRIILTPRNCRDAYAYWELPEAEVEALRQQNCSLALKLHDVTDIADVDRQSPHSTYQFDCDTVAVGDRHLPVDVDNRDYLVELGYLGGDNTWHALARSAHVRVPACPSTVTQAAPGLGTAAAAAAGLGAAAAGAAAARPAQTVAPARVILTPRDCKTAYAYWELPQGIVDELKTGSRTLKARLYDVTELPGNGHGLNSLQEFSAPLATPGDLHLPIAIGDRDYLVEIGYVDGSYQWQALAKSEPVRVPACPSAAAAAAGGTSLGAASAAVGLINGSSVAAPVPEAPLPGAAIAAAGVGAATLWNPNLDPGASSMADAEAGLAAGVGRRTDMGVESKIILVPRSADAAYAYWETAPAHRDALQQDGGRMLALRVHDATNLELDYQAAHATQEYILQPNDTDCHVPIPVPNRDYVAELGYLTDSGQWLQLVRSLHVRVPAA, encoded by the coding sequence ATGTTTAAACGCCACGGTGCCCCTGCCCCCAGCGCTCTAGCCAACCCTAGGGCAACCCGCCGAGGCTGGCCCTTGCTGTGGATGACGGCCACCCCTCTGCTGGTAGTTACCACCCTCGGGCTTGGGCCGGATAAAATCCTTTGGGCCCAGCCCCCCAATCCCCTGGAGGGGGTCGAAATCCCCACCTCCCTGGAGCCCGGTAGCCAGCTGGTCATCGGCAGTTCGGAGGCCATGCGGCTGGTCAATGATGCCCTGCGATCGCGCTTTTCCAGCCTCTACGACGACGCCGAGGTGGAGGTCACCTACGACAGCGCTGACGACGCCATTCAGGCCTTACTCGCTGGCGACACCGACCTGGCCGCCGTGGGCCGTGCCCTCAGCGAGGCCGAAGTCAGCGCCGGGCTGCGTGAGGTGCCCGTCAGCCGCTCGAAAATAGCCATTCTAATCAGCCCTGAAAATCCCTTCGCCGGCAGTTTGACCATCGAGCAGTTTGCTCAGATCTTTCGCGGCGAAATCACCAACTGGTCCGAGGTCGGTGGCCAGGATGCTCCCATCGTGCTGGTCGACCATCCAGAGACCAGCGACACTCGCCAGGCCTTTCGCAACTATCCGGTGTTTGAAGCCGCCCCCTTTGAGGCCGTTCCCAATGCCGTGACGCTGAGCGAGCCCAGTGCCGAAGCGATTGCCTCCAGCCTCGACGCAAACGGCATTAGCTACCTGATCGCCGAGCAGGCCCTCAACAACCCGGCGGTCAGCATTGTGCCCATGCACGACACCCTGCCCGATGACCAGCGCTATCCCTTCTCCCAGCCGCTGTCCTACGTCTACAACGCCGAAACGGCGAGCCCGGCAGCCCTGGCCTTCTTGGGGTTTGCCGCTAATCCCGATAACGAAGAGTTGATTGAAGCCGCTCGGGCTGCCGCCGTCGCCCCCGCTGCTGAGCCCACAGCCGAGGCCGAGGCCGAGACCGAAGCTGTGCCAGGGGCAGGGGCCGCAGCGACGCCAGAGACCACACTCGACCAGGCCGATTCGGTGGCGGTGGCCCCCGCCCCCACCCGAGGGCTGCCCTGGTGGCCCTGGTTGCTGGCCCTGCCCCTGCTGGGCGGGCTGCTCTGGTGGCTGCTCAAAGACCGTGCCTCGGCCCCCCTGGCGGCTGGTCCCCTGGCAGCAGCCCCCCTGGCAACCGCCGCCGATCGCCGCATCATACTCACCCCCCGAAACTGCCGCGATGCCTACGCCTACTGGGAGCTGCCCGAGGCGGAGGTGGAGGCCCTGCGCCAGCAGAACTGCTCCCTGGCGCTGAAGCTCCACGATGTCACCGACATCGCCGACGTCGATCGCCAGTCTCCCCACAGCACCTACCAGTTTGACTGCGACACGGTAGCCGTAGGCGATCGCCACCTGCCCGTCGACGTCGACAACCGCGACTACCTGGTCGAGCTGGGTTACCTGGGCGGCGACAACACCTGGCACGCCCTGGCCCGCTCGGCCCACGTGCGGGTGCCTGCCTGCCCCAGCACCGTCACCCAGGCGGCACCGGGTTTGGGGACGGCGGCGGCGGCGGCGGCGGGCCTGGGGGCGGCAGCAGCAGGGGCGGCGGCGGCGCGTCCAGCCCAAACTGTTGCCCCAGCCAGAGTTATCCTCACCCCCCGCGACTGCAAAACGGCCTATGCCTACTGGGAACTGCCCCAGGGCATTGTAGATGAGCTGAAAACCGGTTCTCGTACCCTCAAGGCCCGACTCTACGACGTCACCGAGCTGCCGGGGAACGGCCACGGCCTCAACAGCCTGCAGGAATTTAGCGCTCCCCTGGCGACCCCTGGCGACCTGCACCTGCCTATCGCCATCGGCGATCGCGACTACCTGGTCGAAATCGGCTACGTCGATGGCAGCTACCAGTGGCAGGCCCTGGCCAAGTCTGAGCCGGTACGGGTACCCGCCTGTCCGAGTGCCGCCGCCGCCGCTGCTGGGGGCACATCCCTGGGCGCTGCTAGCGCTGCGGTGGGCCTGATCAATGGCAGCTCAGTCGCCGCCCCAGTTCCCGAGGCCCCGCTTCCGGGCGCTGCCATCGCCGCCGCTGGGGTGGGAGCCGCTACCCTGTGGAACCCTAACCTAGACCCGGGCGCGTCCTCTATGGCCGATGCGGAAGCCGGCCTCGCCGCTGGGGTAGGTCGCCGTACCGATATGGGGGTCGAGAGCAAGATTATTCTGGTGCCCCGCTCCGCCGATGCCGCCTACGCCTACTGGGAAACTGCCCCAGCCCACCGGGACGCCCTCCAGCAGGACGGAGGCCGCATGCTGGCCCTGCGTGTCCACGATGCGACCAACCTGGAGCTGGACTACCAGGCCGCCCACGCCACCCAGGAGTACATCCTGCAGCCCAACGACACCGATTGCCACGTGCCCATCCCCGTCCCCAATCGCGACTACGTGGCCGAACTGGGCTACCTCACCGACAGCGGCCAGTGGCTACAGCTGGTGCGATCGCTCCACGTGCGCGTCCCCGCCGCCTGA
- a CDS encoding DUF937 domain-containing protein: MSLFFDVLSSINNPNQQGSIDQLSSMLGSVQDLAGSQGLSSDQVGSLLNALGGALQPALQQQASGLGAGQLDGMLGKLAGAGGAAALTSAIPPQMQQQIIQAVAQKSGMNPGMIQTLLPKLLPVVMGLLGMGAAKPGAPSGGNPLLGAFLNPETANTTDLGTVMKFAGRFLNPPQ, translated from the coding sequence ATGTCGCTCTTTTTTGACGTGCTCAGCTCGATCAACAACCCCAACCAGCAGGGCAGTATCGACCAGCTCAGCTCGATGCTCGGCTCAGTGCAAGATTTGGCCGGTAGCCAGGGCCTCAGCAGCGATCAGGTTGGTTCGCTGCTCAACGCCCTGGGCGGAGCCCTCCAACCCGCCCTCCAGCAGCAGGCTTCCGGCCTGGGGGCAGGCCAGCTCGACGGCATGCTCGGCAAGCTCGCCGGAGCGGGCGGGGCCGCCGCCCTGACCTCGGCCATTCCACCCCAGATGCAGCAGCAAATCATTCAGGCCGTCGCTCAAAAAAGCGGCATGAACCCCGGCATGATTCAAACCCTGCTGCCCAAGCTGCTGCCCGTGGTCATGGGTCTACTCGGCATGGGAGCCGCCAAGCCCGGTGCCCCCAGCGGGGGCAACCCGCTACTCGGAGCCTTTCTTAACCCAGAAACTGCCAACACCACCGACCTGGGCACGGTGATGAAGTTTGCCGGGCGCTTTTTGAACCCGCCCCAGTAG
- a CDS encoding GNAT family N-acetyltransferase: METLSPLPLLQPTQFDAATDLLCAAFADDPLFNYLVPADVSDRQDVMTYLFRMLLLCGSGHTYGLNDDNDQTLKGVGIWLPPGETVDLLDLLRFGLYELPFRLPWQYLLRWQSALALDRDHKQAMPMPHWYLMLLAVSPRYQRQGVGHQLMQPGLEGSDRVGQPCYVETSTEGAVRFYQRHGFEIVKTGPFGEQAPTFWTLRRGGEEVRR; encoded by the coding sequence ATGGAAACCCTATCCCCCCTGCCCCTTCTGCAACCGACCCAGTTCGATGCCGCCACCGATCTGCTCTGTGCCGCCTTTGCCGACGACCCCCTGTTCAACTACCTGGTGCCCGCCGATGTGAGCGATCGCCAGGACGTGATGACCTACCTGTTTCGCATGCTGCTGCTCTGCGGCAGCGGCCACACCTATGGCCTGAACGATGACAATGACCAGACCCTCAAAGGCGTGGGCATTTGGCTGCCCCCAGGCGAAACGGTGGATCTGCTCGACCTGTTGCGGTTCGGGCTGTACGAGCTGCCCTTTCGCCTACCCTGGCAGTACCTGCTCCGCTGGCAGTCCGCCCTGGCCCTCGATCGCGACCACAAACAGGCCATGCCCATGCCCCACTGGTACCTGATGCTGCTGGCGGTCAGCCCCCGTTACCAGCGCCAGGGCGTCGGCCACCAGCTGATGCAGCCGGGCCTGGAGGGCAGCGATCGCGTCGGCCAGCCCTGCTACGTCGAAACCTCCACCGAGGGCGCGGTGCGCTTCTACCAGCGCCACGGCTTTGAAATTGTCAAAACCGGCCCCTTCGGGGAGCAGGCCCCAACCTTTTGGACCCTGCGGCGAGGAGGTGAAGAGGTAAGGAGGTGA
- a CDS encoding TetR/AcrR family transcriptional regulator: MPKVVDHDQYRKELLNQCFDLFAEHGYASLTTRQIARALNVSTGTLYYYFPSKEDLFMQLIEEITTQDLLRASAEIAGLHSLRERILALGDFLEANEDYFIKQTLLMMDFYQQAGLGPSRVNEAVQRASLRSRDEIMTALQIDSPLLATHVLCLVDGLISERMVNPELVSYRQQAELLADLLTAYLEKSPGGQP; encoded by the coding sequence ATGCCCAAGGTTGTCGACCACGACCAGTACCGCAAAGAGCTGTTAAACCAATGCTTTGACCTGTTTGCCGAGCATGGTTACGCCAGCCTCACCACCCGGCAGATTGCCAGGGCGCTGAACGTTTCCACCGGCACGCTGTACTACTACTTCCCCAGCAAGGAGGATTTGTTTATGCAGCTGATCGAAGAGATAACTACCCAGGATTTGCTGCGCGCCAGTGCCGAGATCGCCGGGTTGCACAGCCTGCGGGAGCGCATTCTGGCCCTGGGAGATTTCCTGGAAGCCAACGAAGACTACTTCATCAAGCAAACCCTGTTGATGATGGACTTTTACCAGCAGGCGGGGCTGGGGCCATCGCGGGTGAATGAGGCCGTGCAGCGGGCGAGCCTGCGATCGCGCGACGAAATCATGACTGCCCTGCAGATCGACAGCCCCCTGCTGGCCACCCACGTACTCTGCCTGGTCGATGGCCTGATCTCGGAGCGCATGGTCAACCCGGAGCTGGTGTCGTACCGGCAGCAGGCTGAGCTGCTGGCCGACCTGCTCACCGCCTACCTGGAGAAATCGCCGGGAGGCCAGCCGTGA